One stretch of Punica granatum isolate Tunisia-2019 chromosome 5, ASM765513v2, whole genome shotgun sequence DNA includes these proteins:
- the LOC116209048 gene encoding uncharacterized protein LOC116209048 has translation MSFAEKGNESTTGDGSNAGKQDVAFTLKAMQQQFERLEVVFGDIRDRTDRQDQRIDQMQREQPRQHVQVPNARRLIRQPANPHDEEDEDYEEDNEIASVGRVRRARGVRNEGRTHGRRDQAIRDRVDRNIGSIKMTIPPFQGRNDPDAFIEWERKVELIFDCHNYSEEKKVKLAAVEFTDYAIVWWDKLVKERRRNHERPIETWGEMKTKMKRQLWPGFLCGLNREIANVVELQYYVEIEEMVSMAMKVERKLKRGRPAKHEGGSYSGSSNWKSKWGASSRPAEKPKSNAERSMSKSQGDNKERGNSISQPQKNRDIKCFRCLGYEHIASQCPNKKAMIMLDSGEIETEEEESDSMPTQDDSSSDYEYAAKGNALVIMRALNVQIKEEERDDVQRENIFHTRCQVKDRVCSLIIDGGSCVNVASKLLVDKLGLRTLKHPRPYKLQWLNESGEVKVNKQVQISFTIGRYNDKVLCDVVPMHASHMLLGRPWQFDRQAIHDGYKNRYSFVKDGRKVTLVPLTPYQVYEDQLRIKRSICEKSEVEAEIERKKESEQEFGDVFPTELPNRLPPIKGIEHQIDFVPGAAIPNRPAYRSNPEETKELQRQVDELLAKGSKGIQVDEKMVKVIKDWPTPKSVTEEKRPIAYFSEKLNGAALNYSTYDKELYGLVRALET, from the exons ATGAGCTTCGCAGAAAAAGGCAATGAATCTACAACCGGGGATGGAAGTAATGCTGGCAAGCAAGATGttgcttttactttgaaagccATGCAGCAACAATTCGAGAGACTGGAAGTTGTTTTTGGAGATATCCGTGATAGAACAGACCGGCAAGATCAACGAATTGATCAAATGCAGAGGGAGCAACCCAGGCAGCATGTGCAAGTTCCCAATGCAAGGAGACTAATCCGCCAGCCGGCGAATCCTcacgatgaagaagatgaagattatgAGGAAGATAATGAAATTGCATCCGTGGGAAGAGTGAGGAGAGCCAGAGGAGTTAGGAATGAGGGTCGAACACATGGCAGGCGAGATCAAGCAATTAGAGATAGAGTAGATAGGAATATTGGGAGTATTAAAATGACGATACCACCTTTTCAAGGGAGGAATGACCCTGACGCTTTTAtcgaatgggagaggaaggtggaGCTTATATTTGATTGCCATAATTACTCggaagagaagaaagtgaagCTTGCAGCGGTGGAATTCACTGATTATGCCATCGTTTGGTGGGACAAATTGgttaaggaaagaagaaggaaccATGAAAGACCTATTGAGACTTGGGGGGAGATGAAGACT aagatgaagaggcaACTATGGCCAGGTTTTTTATGTGGTTTGAATCGAGAAATTGCTAATGTGGTGGAGTTGCAATATTATGtggagatagaagagatggtTAGCATGGCCATGAAAGTAGAACGGAAACTCAAGAGAGGGAGACCAGCCAAGCATGAGGGTGGTTCTTATTCGGGATCTTCAAATTGGAAgtcgaaatggggtgctagCTCAAGACCAGCAGAGAAACCCAAATCGAATGCTGAAAGGAGCATGAGCAAGAGCCAAGGGGACAACAAGGAGAGAGGTAACTCTATATCCCAACCTCAAAAGAATagagatatcaaatgttttcggtgTTTGGGGTATGAgcatattgcttctcaatgtCCAAATAAAAAGGCAATGATCATGCTGGATAGTGGGGAAATTGAAACTGAAGAGGAGGAAAGTGATTCAATGCCAACACAAGATGATTCTAGTAGTGATTATGAATATGCTGCTAAGGGGAATGCCTTAGTAATCATGCGAGCACTGAATGTacaaattaaggaagaagagagagatgatgtgCAGAGGGAAAATATATTCCACACTAGATGCCAAGTGAAGGATCGAGTATGTAGTTTGATCATTGACGGGGGTAGCTGTGTGAATGTGGCTAGTAAGTTACTTGTTGACAAGTTGGGATTGCGTACATTGAAGCATCCTAGGCCATataagctgcaatggttgaatgaaagTGGAGAAGTGAAGGTGAACAAGCAAGTTCAGATTTCATTTACAATTGGGAGATACAACGATaaagttctttgtgatgtagtGCCCATGCATGCTAGTcatatgttgctcgggaggccatgGCAGTTCGATAGACAGGcaatacatgatgggtataagAATCGATACTCTTTTGTCAAGGATGGTAGAAAGGTGACACTTGTTCCATTGACACCTTATCAGGTGTATGAAGATCAGCTTCGAATCAAGAGATCAATTTGTGAGAAAAGTGAGGTAGAAGCTgagattgaaagaaaaaaagagagtgagcAA gagtttggAGATGTCTTTCCCACGGAGTTACCCAATCGTTTGCCACCAATAAAGGGAATAGAGCATCAAATCGACTTTGTGCCAGGAGCCGCAATTCCGAACCGGCCAGCATATCGAAGTAATCCagaggagacaaaggaactTCAAAGGCAAGTGGACGAGCTTTTAGCTAAAGG TTCCAAGGGTATTCAGGTTGATGAGAAAATGGTGAAAGTAATTAAGGATTGGCCGACGCCGAAATCCGTAACTGAG gaaaaacgACCGATTGCCTACTTTAGTGAGAAGCTAAATGGAGCCGCTTTGAATTATTCTACATATGACAAGGAACTCTATGGTTTGGTCCGCGCTTTGGAGACGTGA